A genomic region of Pseudomonas sp. MPC6 contains the following coding sequences:
- a CDS encoding AbrB family transcriptional regulator, whose product MSFLPRRLLHTPPVQWIALVLLAGAGGQLLKFLQVPAGEFLGPMLVAIGFGVCGASIRVHRHAFKLGQGAVGILAAHSMTLAVLTSLAQSWPMMLFATMLTVCLSALVGLAMVRLGGIPASTAAWGVAPGAASVMVSMSEDFGADSRVVATMQYVRVVCVVLIGALVSHWLGAPTGRSELHAASAALPHFNLLDVGLTLATLLAGVALGNALPAGALLMPLLLGAVLQMSGLLQITLPGWLLATAYGAIGCYVGLGFDRLTIFYVWRRMPAMILGAVVMIAVCALSAFLLAALLDKDFLSVYLATSPGGLDSMAIIAVDTHSDVGLVLAMQTLRLFVVLLTGAYFARLIIRLASRWEVVR is encoded by the coding sequence TTGTCTTTTCTTCCACGGCGACTTCTCCATACCCCTCCCGTCCAATGGATTGCGTTAGTGCTGCTGGCGGGGGCAGGCGGTCAGTTGTTGAAGTTTCTGCAGGTGCCCGCCGGGGAGTTTTTAGGGCCGATGCTCGTGGCTATCGGGTTTGGGGTGTGCGGTGCAAGCATTCGTGTGCACCGCCATGCGTTCAAACTGGGTCAGGGCGCCGTGGGTATTCTCGCCGCGCATTCCATGACCCTGGCGGTGCTCACTTCACTCGCCCAGTCCTGGCCGATGATGCTTTTTGCAACGATGCTGACCGTGTGCCTCAGTGCGCTGGTCGGCCTTGCCATGGTGCGCTTGGGCGGTATCCCCGCCAGTACTGCGGCCTGGGGGGTGGCGCCGGGTGCTGCTTCGGTGATGGTCTCGATGTCTGAAGACTTCGGCGCCGACTCACGGGTGGTCGCCACCATGCAGTACGTGCGGGTGGTGTGCGTGGTGCTGATCGGAGCGCTGGTCAGCCATTGGCTGGGGGCACCGACCGGACGCAGCGAATTGCATGCGGCCAGCGCCGCGTTGCCACACTTCAACCTGTTGGACGTCGGGCTCACCCTGGCCACGTTGCTGGCGGGCGTCGCATTGGGTAATGCCCTTCCGGCCGGCGCACTGCTCATGCCTCTGCTGCTGGGGGCCGTCTTGCAAATGAGCGGCTTGTTGCAAATAACCCTGCCTGGCTGGCTGCTTGCCACGGCCTACGGGGCGATTGGTTGCTACGTGGGCCTGGGCTTTGATCGCCTGACGATCTTTTACGTTTGGCGGCGGATGCCGGCGATGATCCTGGGCGCGGTGGTGATGATTGCAGTCTGTGCGTTGTCCGCCTTTTTGCTGGCAGCGCTGCTCGATAAGGATTTTCTCTCGGTTTACCTGGCCACCAGCCCGGGCGGGCTGGATTCCATGGCGATCATTGCGGTGGACACCCATTCCGATGTCGGGCTGGTGCTGGCAATGCAGACTTTGCGGTTGTTCGTGGTGCTGCTGACGGGCGCATATTTTGCGCGCTTGATCATTCGGTTGGCGAGTCGTTGGGAAGTGGTCCGGTAG
- a CDS encoding LysR family transcriptional regulator, with the protein MELRDLFYFETIAALGHLGKAAEKLNRSQPALTKSIQRLEESLGARLFERDGRRIKLTPVGELLKVRGTQLQQSIAETRREVRDFASGVMGNIRLGCAASMADILLPHLTGALLSRAPEVTLNLVIGQDDFLREGLVSGRLDMVICPQYEADPLLDSHALFDDEAVVVASRHHPLFNASYQMRDLCQYRWVLPATTVAARRWIDNAFQERDLPLPRVQIETTSISLLPRLIGETHLLCFLARETLEDVKGVTHLREVALKETTMNRTIVVFVRMGAYLSPSAQLLLAILKNEGAPFFTGVQAV; encoded by the coding sequence ATGGAACTGCGCGACCTCTTCTATTTTGAAACCATTGCCGCGCTGGGCCACCTGGGCAAGGCAGCAGAAAAACTCAACCGGAGCCAGCCGGCGCTGACCAAGAGCATTCAACGACTTGAAGAGTCATTGGGCGCCCGACTGTTCGAACGCGATGGCCGACGGATCAAACTCACGCCGGTGGGCGAGCTGCTGAAAGTGCGCGGCACGCAGTTGCAGCAGAGCATCGCTGAAACCCGGCGCGAAGTGCGCGATTTTGCCAGTGGGGTCATGGGCAACATCCGCCTGGGCTGCGCCGCATCCATGGCCGACATCCTGCTACCGCACCTGACCGGGGCGTTGCTTTCCCGCGCACCGGAAGTCACCTTGAACCTGGTCATCGGTCAGGACGATTTCTTGCGCGAAGGGCTGGTATCCGGCCGATTGGACATGGTGATCTGCCCGCAGTACGAAGCGGACCCGCTGCTCGATTCCCATGCCTTGTTCGATGATGAAGCAGTGGTGGTCGCCAGCCGGCATCATCCGCTATTCAATGCCAGCTATCAGATGCGCGACTTGTGCCAGTACCGCTGGGTGCTGCCAGCAACCACCGTGGCCGCACGGCGCTGGATCGACAATGCCTTTCAGGAGCGAGACCTGCCCCTGCCCCGGGTGCAGATCGAGACCACCTCGATTTCCCTGTTGCCGCGCCTGATCGGCGAAACCCACCTGCTGTGCTTCCTGGCCCGGGAGACCCTTGAAGACGTCAAAGGCGTGACGCACCTTCGAGAAGTGGCGCTCAAGGAAACCACGATGAACCGCACCATCGTCGTGTTCGTTCGCATGGGCGCCTATCTGTCGCCGAGCGCGCAATTGCTGCTGGCTATTTTAAAGAACGAAGGGGCGCCGTTTTTTACGGGCGTGCAGGCGGTATAG
- a CDS encoding MFS transporter, with amino-acid sequence MTPSITLSAASDRLPIGALLALAMTGFICIVTETLPAGLLPLISEGLAISPSMAGQMVTAYALGSVLAVIPMTIATRGWRRRNVLLLTIVGFLLFNSITALSSHYGVILVARFFAGVAAGLAWSLLAGYARRMVAPHQQGKALALAMVGTPIALSLGVPLGTWLGDLVGWRTAFGLMSALTLVLIAWVLVKVPDYPPQAAHRRLSLRTVLTTPGVRPVLAVVISWMLAHNILYTYIAPFVASAGLGDRVDLVLLVFGIAALMGIWLTAKLVEPLLRKTVLVSLAAFAAVSVVFGFLGSVPEVICIGVAVWGLSFGGAATLLQTALADAAGDGADVAMSLNVVAWNSAIAGSGVVGGVLLDNWGVASFPWAMVVLAGVGFAIAWGARAHGFKSGPRAAGRPAVAGH; translated from the coding sequence GTGACACCCTCAATCACCTTGTCGGCAGCGTCCGATCGCTTGCCCATCGGCGCCTTGCTCGCCCTGGCCATGACCGGCTTCATCTGCATCGTCACCGAAACCCTGCCCGCCGGCCTGTTGCCGCTGATCAGCGAAGGCCTGGCGATTTCCCCTTCCATGGCCGGCCAGATGGTCACCGCCTACGCCCTGGGTTCGGTGCTGGCGGTCATCCCCATGACCATCGCCACCCGCGGCTGGCGTCGTCGTAACGTGCTGCTGCTGACCATCGTCGGCTTCTTGCTGTTCAACTCCATCACCGCGCTGTCGTCCCACTACGGCGTGATCCTGGTCGCGCGTTTTTTCGCCGGCGTCGCGGCGGGGCTGGCCTGGAGCCTGCTGGCCGGCTACGCCCGCCGCATGGTCGCGCCGCATCAACAGGGCAAAGCACTGGCGCTGGCCATGGTCGGCACGCCGATTGCCCTGTCCCTGGGCGTGCCCCTGGGTACCTGGCTGGGTGACCTGGTGGGTTGGCGCACTGCCTTCGGCCTGATGTCGGCCCTGACTCTGGTGCTGATCGCCTGGGTGCTGGTGAAAGTCCCCGACTACCCACCCCAGGCCGCGCACCGACGCCTGTCGCTGCGCACAGTGCTGACCACGCCGGGCGTGCGACCGGTGCTGGCGGTGGTGATCAGCTGGATGCTGGCACACAACATTCTCTACACCTACATCGCACCGTTCGTGGCGTCGGCGGGGTTGGGGGATCGGGTGGATCTGGTGTTGCTGGTGTTTGGTATTGCCGCGTTGATGGGCATTTGGCTGACCGCCAAATTGGTTGAGCCGTTGTTGCGCAAGACTGTGCTGGTGAGCCTGGCGGCGTTTGCGGCAGTTTCTGTGGTGTTTGGCTTTTTGGGTAGCGTGCCTGAGGTGATCTGCATCGGTGTGGCGGTTTGGGGGTTGAGCTTCGGCGGGGCGGCGACGTTGTTGCAAACGGCGCTGGCGGATGCGGCGGGGGATGGGGCGGATGTAGCGATGTCGTTGAATGTGGTGGCCTGGAACAGTGCGATTGCCGGGAGTGGCGTGGTGGGTGGGGTATTGCTGGACAACTGGGGCGTCGCCTCTTTTCCGTGGGCAATGGTGGTACTGGCGGGGGTGGGTTTTGCGATTGCCTGGGGGGCTCGGGCTCACGGCTTCAAGTCAGGCCCGCGTGCGGCTGGCAGGCCTGCGGTTGCGGGGCACTGA
- a CDS encoding TetR/AcrR family transcriptional regulator produces MAQMGRPRTFDRDQAVEQALHLFWQHGYDATSLAQLKAGLGGGISAPSFYAAFGSKEALFDECVQRYLATFARVTECLWDERLPPRQAIETALRQSARMQCEDGHPKGCMVALGVMSAPSPENARVTDALTRSRARTRAGILACVERGIRSGELPDTVHAPAMATVFDSFLQGISILARDNTPHEIIDAAITQVLLTWDIAAATGPSPEARHSAVQ; encoded by the coding sequence ATGGCGCAAATGGGCCGTCCCCGCACCTTCGACCGCGACCAAGCCGTGGAACAGGCCTTGCACCTGTTCTGGCAACACGGCTACGACGCCACCTCCCTCGCCCAGTTGAAAGCCGGCTTGGGGGGCGGGATTTCCGCGCCGAGTTTTTACGCCGCGTTCGGCTCCAAGGAAGCGTTGTTCGATGAGTGCGTGCAGCGTTACCTGGCGACTTTCGCCCGGGTCACCGAATGCCTGTGGGACGAGCGCCTGCCGCCACGCCAGGCGATCGAGACCGCGCTGCGCCAATCGGCGCGCATGCAGTGTGAAGACGGCCATCCCAAAGGCTGCATGGTGGCCCTCGGCGTGATGAGCGCGCCCAGCCCGGAGAATGCCCGGGTGACCGACGCCCTGACCCGGTCCCGCGCCCGCACTCGCGCGGGGATTCTGGCGTGTGTCGAGCGAGGTATCCGTAGCGGTGAGTTACCGGACACTGTGCACGCCCCCGCGATGGCTACGGTGTTCGACAGTTTCCTGCAGGGGATTTCCATCCTCGCCCGGGATAACACGCCGCATGAGATCATCGATGCGGCCATCACCCAGGTCCTGCTGACGTGGGACATTGCAGCCGCTACCGGACCGTCACCTGAGGCGAGGCACAGTGCGGTGCAATGA
- a CDS encoding MFS transporter, producing the protein MSSTALPIQAANRQVWGAVLAMSLCAFALVTSEFLPVSLLTPLATDLALTEGQAGQAISISGLFAVVTSLFISSVIRRLDRRPVLLFLTALMIASGTLVAFAPDYSTLMVGRAILGIAIGGSWSMSTAVMMRIAPESFVPKAIALIQGGTALATAVAAPIGSYMGGLIGWRGAFFCVVPLAAVALCWQAFTLPKMPAQNEPGSALAVFRLLGNAKVSLGMAAVAFLFMGQFALFTYLRPFLESVTRVDVPGLSLLLLIIGMAGLLGTMVIGSVLTRSLYRVLMIIPFLMAVIAAALLVFGSSMWATAFLLGVWGLIATCAPVGWFTWLSRTLPRDAETGGGLMVAVIQLAITLGATVGGLLYDGAGYQATFIASGVFLLVAAVLALLVSRTGLPPLRASGGVHGIGD; encoded by the coding sequence ATGAGCAGCACCGCCTTACCTATTCAAGCAGCGAACCGACAGGTATGGGGAGCCGTCCTGGCGATGTCGCTGTGCGCCTTCGCCCTGGTGACTTCGGAGTTTCTGCCGGTGAGCTTGCTCACACCGCTTGCGACCGATCTCGCGCTGACGGAGGGGCAGGCCGGACAAGCGATTTCAATTTCCGGACTGTTCGCGGTCGTCACCAGTCTGTTCATCTCTTCAGTCATTCGCCGGCTCGACCGAAGGCCCGTTTTGCTGTTCCTGACGGCTTTGATGATTGCCTCTGGCACACTCGTCGCCTTTGCCCCGGACTACTCGACACTGATGGTCGGTCGGGCCATTTTGGGGATCGCTATTGGTGGCAGTTGGTCAATGTCGACCGCCGTCATGATGCGGATTGCCCCAGAGAGTTTTGTGCCTAAAGCGATCGCGTTGATCCAGGGCGGTACCGCTCTGGCCACGGCGGTCGCAGCACCCATTGGCAGCTACATGGGCGGGCTGATCGGCTGGCGGGGTGCGTTCTTCTGCGTGGTTCCGCTTGCCGCTGTGGCGCTCTGTTGGCAAGCATTTACCTTGCCGAAAATGCCTGCTCAAAATGAACCTGGATCTGCACTTGCAGTGTTTCGGCTGTTAGGTAACGCCAAGGTCTCGCTGGGCATGGCAGCCGTGGCATTTCTGTTTATGGGGCAGTTCGCGTTGTTCACCTATCTGCGTCCGTTTCTGGAGTCGGTGACCCGCGTTGATGTGCCTGGACTCTCCCTGCTTTTGCTGATCATCGGAATGGCCGGATTGCTGGGCACGATGGTAATCGGCTCGGTATTGACCAGAAGCCTTTATCGAGTGCTGATGATCATTCCGTTTTTGATGGCGGTGATTGCTGCGGCTTTACTCGTCTTCGGCAGTTCGATGTGGGCGACCGCCTTTTTGCTGGGGGTATGGGGCCTGATTGCTACGTGCGCGCCTGTGGGCTGGTTCACTTGGCTGTCACGCACGCTGCCACGAGATGCCGAAACCGGCGGCGGTCTGATGGTGGCGGTGATTCAGTTGGCAATCACCCTCGGCGCGACGGTGGGCGGGTTGCTCTATGACGGCGCCGGTTACCAGGCGACGTTCATCGCAAGTGGCGTATTTCTTCTGGTGGCTGCCGTGCTTGCACTGTTGGTCTCGCGGACGGGTTTGCCTCCGTTGCGGGCTTCGGGTGGCGTGCACGGCATTGGTGACTGA
- a CDS encoding LysR family transcriptional regulator yields MPRHNLNDLLAFVTVAREGSFTRAAAHLGVTQSALSQTVSGLEKRLKIRLLTRTTRSVSPTSAGERLMHAIGHRFDEIEAELDALTELRDKPAGTVRITCGDFVLKTILLPRLTPLLLEYPDIKVEFDINYGFRDIVADRFDAGIRFGDTVDKDMIAVPIGPDVRMAAAASPAYFARNPVPKKPQDLLDHSCIDIRYPTLGGLDAWEFEKRGRKVKVRVGGQVIVNTSAHVPAAAVNGLGIAYLPEEEFAPHIEDGRLVRVLEDWCPLFSGYHLYYPSRRLPAPAFSLVLKALRGEAFFYDQIDPPA; encoded by the coding sequence ATGCCACGACATAATCTGAACGACCTTCTGGCCTTTGTAACAGTCGCCAGGGAAGGCAGCTTTACCCGGGCGGCAGCCCACCTGGGTGTCACGCAGTCCGCGCTGAGCCAGACTGTTTCCGGGCTTGAAAAGCGGCTGAAGATTCGGCTGCTGACGCGCACCACTCGCAGCGTTTCGCCGACCAGCGCGGGTGAACGCCTGATGCACGCCATTGGTCATCGTTTCGACGAGATCGAGGCCGAGCTGGACGCTTTGACCGAGCTTCGTGACAAGCCTGCCGGCACGGTACGCATCACCTGCGGCGATTTTGTCCTGAAGACAATCCTGCTGCCGCGACTCACGCCTTTGCTCCTTGAATACCCCGATATCAAGGTTGAGTTTGATATCAACTACGGCTTCCGAGACATCGTTGCTGACCGCTTCGATGCGGGCATCAGATTTGGCGACACCGTCGATAAGGATATGATCGCCGTTCCCATCGGGCCCGACGTACGGATGGCTGCAGCGGCATCACCCGCCTATTTCGCACGCAACCCTGTGCCAAAGAAGCCGCAGGATCTGCTTGATCACAGTTGCATCGACATACGCTATCCAACCCTTGGCGGACTTGATGCATGGGAATTCGAAAAGCGCGGGCGCAAGGTCAAGGTGCGTGTCGGTGGCCAGGTCATTGTGAACACCAGCGCACACGTGCCGGCTGCGGCAGTCAACGGCTTGGGCATCGCCTATTTGCCGGAGGAAGAATTTGCCCCGCACATTGAGGATGGCCGCCTGGTACGGGTACTGGAAGACTGGTGCCCGTTGTTCTCGGGTTATCACCTGTACTACCCCAGCCGCCGTTTGCCTGCTCCGGCCTTTTCGCTTGTTCTGAAGGCGCTTCGAGGCGAGGCTTTTTTTTACGATCAGATCGATCCGCCTGCTTGA
- a CDS encoding AraC family transcriptional regulator, with protein sequence MLDAFSDVLRVIRLSGGVFLEAEFTAPWCINGRLSADDCKPFLTAPRHVIASHFVTAGHMQLRIDGGASVEVRAGELILLPRNDAHSFGSDLSLAPMPGRDVIQRPEVGGISRIKYGGGGEATQLLCGFLGSEIPFSPLLSSLPALLKLDVRATASGAWIESSFRFAISQIAAGRVGSTTVIAKLSELLFVEAVSQYVASLPPERRGWLAGLRDPHIGRALALLHARPTEGWTAEALALEAGMSRSVFAERFTTLVGQPPMQYLTFWRMHVAAQQLREGRGNVAQIGFAVGYESEAAFSRAFKRQFGVSPGSWRRQSV encoded by the coding sequence GTGTTGGATGCGTTTTCTGATGTGTTGCGGGTGATTCGGCTGTCTGGAGGGGTATTCCTCGAGGCCGAATTCACTGCGCCCTGGTGCATCAACGGCAGACTGTCCGCGGATGATTGCAAGCCGTTCCTGACGGCCCCCCGGCATGTCATCGCGTCGCATTTTGTCACCGCGGGGCACATGCAATTACGCATCGACGGTGGTGCCAGCGTCGAGGTGCGGGCCGGCGAACTCATTCTGCTGCCGCGCAATGACGCTCACTCCTTTGGCAGCGACCTGAGCCTTGCGCCCATGCCGGGGCGCGACGTTATTCAACGCCCGGAAGTCGGCGGCATTTCACGAATCAAGTACGGCGGGGGCGGCGAGGCCACGCAGTTATTGTGCGGGTTCCTCGGCTCGGAAATACCCTTCAGCCCGTTACTGTCGTCGCTGCCAGCCTTATTGAAACTTGACGTGCGCGCGACGGCTTCGGGCGCCTGGATTGAAAGCTCATTCCGTTTCGCAATCAGTCAGATCGCGGCGGGGCGCGTCGGCTCCACAACGGTCATCGCCAAGCTCTCCGAATTGCTGTTCGTCGAAGCCGTCAGCCAATATGTCGCGAGCCTCCCGCCCGAGCGGCGCGGGTGGCTGGCGGGCTTGCGGGATCCGCACATCGGGCGCGCACTGGCGCTGCTCCATGCTCGTCCAACCGAGGGCTGGACGGCAGAAGCCCTGGCGCTTGAAGCGGGCATGTCACGCTCGGTGTTCGCGGAGCGATTCACCACCCTGGTCGGCCAGCCACCGATGCAATACCTGACCTTCTGGCGCATGCACGTGGCGGCTCAACAGCTGCGCGAAGGTCGCGGTAATGTGGCGCAAATCGGCTTTGCAGTGGGTTACGAATCCGAAGCGGCGTTCAGTCGGGCATTCAAGCGCCAGTTTGGTGTGTCACCGGGCAGTTGGCGCAGGCAATCAGTGTGA
- a CDS encoding diiron oxygenase, whose product MNSIATVPGSDSGNAARYAQIVRSSKKTEWQIDRDLLQDRRFDFSRKFLPDGLSRIDGLTFLTADEARLFSQIQGRTYAYMFGLVERFISAKMLDQGRAHVFDDQLALEALVRFSNDEIKHQEMFRRIETMMGAQLPAGYRQVADPNDVARAVLAASSWSVLALTCHIELFVQTHYRHSIAPREELCPLFKDVFRFHWMDESRHVVLDELEWKAEHGKLSPAEHDQAVNDLIALVAAVDAILQAQSAADAEYFIGNGSRPFSVDETAQIKASVLSAYRWQYIVSGVQHPHFGRLLTGMTTPAQMSRIQTALQPIMNQ is encoded by the coding sequence ATGAACAGCATCGCTACCGTACCCGGCTCAGACTCGGGCAACGCCGCCCGATACGCGCAAATCGTCCGATCGTCGAAGAAAACGGAATGGCAGATCGATCGCGATCTGCTGCAGGACCGGCGTTTCGATTTCTCGCGCAAATTCTTGCCCGACGGCCTGTCGCGGATCGACGGCCTGACCTTTCTCACCGCGGACGAGGCGCGCCTGTTCAGTCAGATTCAGGGCCGAACCTATGCCTATATGTTTGGCCTGGTCGAGCGGTTTATCAGTGCCAAAATGCTCGACCAAGGTCGGGCCCATGTCTTTGATGATCAACTCGCACTTGAAGCGCTGGTGCGCTTTTCCAATGACGAGATCAAGCACCAGGAGATGTTCCGGCGCATAGAGACGATGATGGGTGCGCAATTGCCTGCGGGATATCGTCAAGTGGCCGATCCAAACGACGTGGCGCGCGCGGTACTGGCGGCCAGCAGCTGGTCGGTGCTGGCGCTGACCTGTCATATCGAACTGTTTGTGCAAACGCACTACAGGCACAGCATCGCCCCGCGCGAGGAGTTGTGCCCACTGTTCAAGGATGTTTTCAGATTTCACTGGATGGATGAAAGCCGGCACGTCGTGCTGGATGAACTGGAGTGGAAAGCCGAGCACGGGAAACTCTCGCCAGCCGAGCACGACCAGGCCGTGAACGATCTGATTGCGCTGGTGGCGGCCGTCGACGCCATCCTGCAGGCACAATCGGCAGCCGATGCCGAGTACTTCATTGGCAATGGCTCACGCCCGTTCAGCGTCGATGAGACGGCGCAGATCAAAGCCTCGGTACTGAGCGCCTACCGCTGGCAATACATTGTCTCGGGCGTGCAGCATCCACACTTTGGCCGGCTGCTGACGGGCATGACCACCCCTGCGCAGATGTCGAGGATTCAGACCGCACTGCAACCCATCATGAACCAATGA
- a CDS encoding MAPEG family protein, producing the protein MTIPMWMLLGFATWTLLLLMATVGVYRWVRILFSSVPIGSFRSDQLEGEDWYRRGTRAHANCVENLPVFGAIVLVISALGVDVPAVSYLSIMVLAARVCQSLVHVCHVQTDGFVAVRFAFFCVQLVGFLVLIVIAAGYGAGMLG; encoded by the coding sequence ATGACGATACCGATGTGGATGCTGCTTGGATTTGCGACCTGGACGTTGCTGCTGTTGATGGCGACCGTCGGGGTGTACCGCTGGGTCAGAATCCTGTTCTCGAGTGTGCCGATTGGCTCCTTCCGCAGCGATCAGCTCGAAGGCGAGGACTGGTACCGGCGCGGAACCCGAGCGCACGCGAACTGTGTGGAAAACCTGCCTGTCTTTGGCGCCATCGTGCTGGTGATATCAGCCCTTGGTGTCGACGTCCCGGCAGTCAGCTATTTGTCCATCATGGTCCTGGCCGCTCGCGTGTGCCAGTCGCTGGTGCACGTCTGCCATGTGCAAACCGATGGGTTCGTGGCGGTTCGGTTTGCGTTCTTTTGCGTGCAGTTGGTGGGTTTTCTCGTGCTCATTGTCATCGCCGCGGGTTACGGCGCAGGCATGCTTGGATAG
- a CDS encoding LysR substrate-binding domain-containing protein — MELRQLRYFVKIIELGSLGRAALELDVGVSALSQQISKLESELCTRLLNRTSTGVTPTSAGFAFLHHAQLTLRQAENAIMAAHRGRMSGYVSVGLPPTTATVLALPLINAMRARYPDIQLHLVEMLSGHLAAQLNARQIDLAILFQLEGGKRWSVTPLLDEKLFVIASPSLPQAPSGDSVQLADLGGLPLVMPSAQHGLRSALMSAFERVGLTPNVIMEVDGLAVLMNAVRAGHAATIQPGAAAALKDGSGLSLIRIADPHVGRRNLLATLADDELSPAALATRLVIVDVARQLVVDKQWPGATWIEGVDA; from the coding sequence TTGGAATTGAGACAACTGCGCTATTTCGTAAAAATCATCGAGCTTGGCAGCCTGGGGCGTGCGGCACTTGAACTGGACGTGGGTGTGTCAGCCCTCAGTCAGCAAATCTCCAAGCTGGAAAGCGAACTGTGCACCCGCCTCCTGAATCGAACCTCTACCGGCGTGACGCCCACGAGCGCCGGTTTTGCGTTTTTACACCATGCCCAATTGACGCTACGCCAGGCGGAAAACGCAATCATGGCCGCCCATCGCGGGCGAATGAGCGGTTATGTCAGTGTCGGCTTACCACCGACTACCGCGACGGTGCTCGCGTTGCCGTTGATCAACGCAATGCGTGCGCGTTATCCGGACATACAACTGCATTTGGTGGAAATGCTTTCCGGCCACTTGGCGGCGCAGCTCAACGCACGGCAAATTGACCTGGCCATACTGTTCCAGCTCGAAGGGGGTAAACGCTGGAGCGTGACTCCGCTGCTGGATGAAAAGCTGTTTGTCATTGCCTCGCCCAGCCTGCCTCAAGCGCCTTCTGGTGACAGCGTGCAGTTAGCCGACCTCGGCGGCCTGCCGCTGGTGATGCCCAGCGCGCAACATGGATTGCGCTCGGCATTGATGAGCGCGTTCGAGCGGGTCGGGCTGACACCCAATGTCATTATGGAAGTCGACGGTCTCGCTGTTTTGATGAACGCCGTTCGGGCCGGTCATGCGGCAACGATACAACCGGGGGCGGCCGCTGCATTGAAAGACGGGTCCGGACTTTCACTGATCAGGATTGCCGATCCCCATGTGGGCCGGCGTAATCTGCTGGCGACGCTGGCTGATGATGAACTCTCTCCGGCGGCGCTGGCAACGCGGTTGGTC